The Streptomyces sp. CC0208 genome window below encodes:
- a CDS encoding VTT domain-containing protein, which translates to MVALSVLLDVFVPLLPSGVLVITAATAAAAGSAATGQVPDVMVLILCATTASVLGDLAAYRLAFRGGARLDRAIARSRRLTTAQERLGDALSAGGGALVVLARFAPAGRSVVSLLAGTAHRRARDFLPWSALAGLSWAAYSVALGYFGAHWLGATWLATGVSVAALFGAGAVAAFVMRPRPGQAEAS; encoded by the coding sequence ATGGTCGCGCTGTCGGTGCTCCTCGACGTGTTCGTGCCGTTGTTGCCCAGCGGGGTGCTGGTCATCACGGCCGCGACGGCCGCTGCAGCGGGCAGTGCGGCGACCGGGCAGGTCCCGGACGTGATGGTCCTGATCCTCTGCGCGACGACCGCCTCCGTGCTGGGCGACCTGGCCGCGTACCGCCTCGCCTTCCGGGGTGGCGCCCGCCTCGACCGCGCGATCGCCCGCTCGCGTCGCCTCACCACCGCGCAGGAACGTCTCGGCGACGCGCTCTCCGCGGGCGGCGGGGCCCTGGTGGTCCTCGCCCGCTTCGCCCCCGCCGGCCGCTCGGTGGTCTCCCTCCTGGCCGGCACCGCCCATCGCCGAGCCCGTGACTTCCTCCCCTGGTCCGCCCTCGCGGGCCTCTCCTGGGCGGCGTACAGCGTGGCCCTCGGCTACTTCGGCGCCCACTGGCTGGGGGCGACCTGGCTGGCGACGGGGGTGTCGGTGGCGGCGCTGTTCGGGGCGGGGGCGGTGGCGGCATTTGTGATGCGCCCACGACCGGGCCAAGCGGAGGCAAGCTGA
- a CDS encoding GNAT family protein, translating to MDTEQVRLVPWAEGDLWLLERTNSPEMTAHLGGPESEEKLAARHRRYVGLSSGRMYRVTLADGGQTVGSVGFWERAWRDSLIWETGWGILPEFQGRGLAARAARAVVAEARAAGGHRYLHAFPTVEHTASNGVCRRAGFTLLGQVEFEYPKGHWSTSNDWRFDLTGGDDR from the coding sequence ATGGATACGGAGCAGGTGCGGCTGGTGCCCTGGGCGGAGGGTGACCTCTGGCTGCTGGAGCGGACCAACAGTCCCGAGATGACCGCCCACTTGGGCGGGCCGGAGAGCGAGGAGAAGCTCGCCGCCCGGCACCGGCGGTACGTCGGTCTGTCATCGGGGCGGATGTACCGCGTCACGCTCGCGGACGGCGGGCAGACCGTCGGCTCGGTGGGGTTCTGGGAGCGTGCGTGGCGGGACTCCCTGATATGGGAGACCGGGTGGGGGATCCTGCCGGAGTTCCAGGGCCGGGGACTGGCCGCGCGGGCGGCCCGCGCCGTCGTGGCCGAGGCACGGGCTGCCGGCGGACACCGGTATCTGCACGCGTTCCCGACCGTGGAGCACACCGCGTCGAACGGCGTCTGCCGCCGGGCGGGCTTCACGCTGCTCGGACAGGTCGAGTTCGAGTACCCGAAGGGGCACTGGAGCACGTCGAACGACTGGCGGTTCGACCTGACCGGCGGGGACGACCGCTGA
- a CDS encoding alkaline phosphatase D family protein, with translation MTDLRVGPLLRYVDGSSATVWVETSRPCTAEVRCSDGTGGEAPTFQIAGHHYALVPVDGLTPGTERSYEVFLDGTRAWPLPDSPFPPSVIRTTTEEAVVRVAFGSCRWAAPPEGEKDPVGPDALDTLAIRIAAEPEGERPDVLVLLGDQVYADETSRATQSWLAARRDLSDPPGDQVADYEEYTHLYYESWLDPEVRWLLSTVPSCMIFDDHDVIDDWNTSAAWVEDMRTLTWWRERLLSGLMSYWVYQHLGNLPPAELAADPLYAAVRRSPDGTEELRDFACRAEADAASVRWSYRRDFGRTRLLMVDSRAARVLDEENRSMLDPGEAQWLREQALEDRSSYDHLLIGTSLPWLLPHLVHDAEAWDAALCRGDRGARWARFGENLRRKADLEHWAAFPESFAALADLIAEVGSGPEAPATVLVLSGDVHHAYVAEPKWHTGEPDARVLQLTCSPVHNSVPSYMRFGFRFGWSAVARVLGRGLARHGRCARPPVSWRHTGGPWFGNQLMTLTLNGRSARLRLDHARESGEGRTRLVTISESELTGGSGRAEPRLARGTT, from the coding sequence GTGACGGATCTGCGGGTCGGACCACTGCTCAGGTACGTCGACGGCTCGTCCGCGACCGTGTGGGTCGAGACGAGCCGTCCGTGCACCGCCGAGGTGCGCTGCTCGGACGGCACGGGTGGTGAGGCGCCCACCTTCCAGATCGCGGGCCACCACTACGCGCTGGTCCCGGTCGACGGCCTCACCCCCGGCACGGAGCGGTCGTACGAGGTGTTCCTGGACGGCACACGCGCGTGGCCGCTGCCGGACTCGCCCTTCCCGCCCTCCGTGATCCGTACGACCACCGAGGAGGCGGTAGTACGCGTCGCCTTCGGCTCATGCCGCTGGGCCGCGCCCCCGGAGGGCGAGAAGGACCCCGTGGGCCCCGACGCCCTGGACACCCTCGCCATCCGCATCGCCGCCGAGCCGGAGGGCGAACGGCCGGACGTCCTCGTCCTCCTGGGCGACCAGGTCTACGCCGACGAGACCTCCCGGGCCACGCAGAGCTGGCTGGCCGCACGCCGCGACCTGAGCGACCCGCCGGGCGACCAGGTGGCGGACTACGAGGAGTACACCCACCTCTACTACGAGTCCTGGCTCGACCCCGAGGTGCGCTGGCTGCTGTCCACCGTGCCCAGTTGCATGATCTTCGACGACCACGACGTCATCGACGACTGGAACACCTCCGCCGCCTGGGTCGAGGACATGCGCACCCTCACCTGGTGGCGGGAGCGGCTGCTGAGCGGGCTGATGTCGTACTGGGTCTACCAGCACCTGGGCAACCTCCCCCCGGCCGAGCTGGCCGCCGACCCGCTCTACGCCGCCGTACGCCGATCGCCCGACGGCACCGAAGAGTTGCGCGACTTCGCCTGCCGGGCCGAGGCCGACGCGGCCTCCGTGCGCTGGAGCTACCGGCGCGACTTCGGCCGGACGCGGCTGCTCATGGTGGACTCCCGCGCGGCCCGCGTCCTCGACGAGGAGAACCGGTCGATGCTGGACCCCGGCGAGGCGCAGTGGCTGCGCGAACAGGCGCTGGAGGACCGCTCCTCCTACGACCACCTCCTGATCGGCACCTCGCTGCCCTGGCTGCTGCCGCATCTGGTGCACGACGCCGAGGCGTGGGACGCCGCGCTGTGCCGGGGGGACCGCGGGGCGCGCTGGGCCCGGTTCGGCGAGAATCTGCGGCGCAAGGCGGATCTGGAGCACTGGGCGGCGTTCCCGGAGTCCTTCGCGGCGCTGGCGGATCTGATCGCCGAGGTGGGTTCGGGTCCCGAGGCGCCGGCGACGGTGCTGGTGCTGTCGGGGGACGTGCACCACGCGTACGTGGCCGAGCCGAAGTGGCACACCGGCGAACCGGACGCGCGCGTTCTCCAGCTCACCTGTTCCCCCGTCCACAACTCCGTGCCCTCCTACATGCGGTTCGGCTTCCGCTTCGGCTGGAGCGCGGTGGCGCGGGTGCTCGGGCGGGGGCTCGCCCGGCACGGACGCTGTGCGCGACCGCCGGTCTCCTGGCGGCACACGGGCGGCCCCTGGTTCGGCAACCAGCTCATGACGCTGACGCTGAACGGACGTTCGGCGCGGCTGCGGCTGGACCACGCGCGGGAGTCGGGCGAGGGCCGGACCCGGCTGGTGACGATCTCGGAGTCCGAACTCACCGGCGGGAGCGGACGGGCAGAGCCCCGGCTGGCCCGTGGCACTACCTGA
- a CDS encoding alpha/beta hydrolase yields the protein MSHLTHRLVPGPAGRIHLVEQGTGPLVLLLHGFPESWYSWRHQLPVLAAAGYRAVAVDVRGYGRSSRPEAVAAYRMTELVEDNAAVVEALGERSAVVVGHDWGATIAAHSALLKPEVFHAVALLSVPYTPPGGPRPSEVFAGIGGEEEFYVSYFQEPGRAEREIEPDVRGWLAGFYAALSADTMPTSTADAHHMPADPHFVAPGGQLRDRFPAGRLPAWLTEDDLDVYAGEFERTGLTGALNRYRAMDQDWKDLAAYAGAPIRRPSLFLGGALDASTTWLSDAIDAFPTTLPGLHAAHLLDGCGHWIQQERPEEVGRHLTEWLGSVTSGR from the coding sequence ATGTCGCACCTCACCCACCGTCTGGTCCCCGGTCCCGCCGGCCGGATCCACCTCGTGGAACAGGGCACCGGGCCCCTCGTCCTGCTGCTGCACGGCTTCCCGGAGTCCTGGTACTCGTGGCGGCACCAGCTGCCGGTGCTGGCCGCGGCCGGATACCGCGCGGTCGCCGTGGACGTGCGCGGATACGGCCGTTCCTCGAGGCCGGAGGCGGTGGCGGCGTACCGGATGACCGAGCTGGTGGAGGACAACGCGGCCGTGGTGGAGGCGCTCGGCGAGCGCTCCGCGGTGGTCGTCGGGCACGACTGGGGCGCGACGATCGCCGCACACTCGGCGCTGCTCAAGCCGGAGGTCTTCCACGCGGTCGCCCTGCTGAGCGTGCCGTACACCCCGCCCGGCGGCCCCCGCCCCAGCGAGGTCTTCGCCGGGATCGGCGGGGAGGAGGAGTTCTACGTCTCCTACTTCCAGGAGCCCGGCCGCGCCGAGCGGGAGATCGAGCCGGACGTACGCGGCTGGCTGGCCGGCTTCTACGCCGCGCTCTCGGCCGACACAATGCCCACGTCCACCGCCGACGCCCACCACATGCCCGCCGACCCGCACTTCGTCGCACCCGGCGGGCAGTTGCGCGACCGCTTCCCCGCCGGCCGCCTCCCGGCCTGGCTCACCGAGGACGATCTCGACGTCTACGCCGGGGAGTTCGAACGCACGGGACTGACCGGGGCCCTGAACCGCTACCGCGCGATGGACCAGGACTGGAAGGACCTGGCCGCCTACGCGGGCGCGCCGATCCGCCGGCCCTCGCTCTTCCTGGGCGGCGCCCTCGACGCCTCCACCACCTGGCTGTCCGACGCCATCGACGCCTTCCCCACCACGCTTCCCGGTCTGCACGCCGCCCACCTCCTCGACGGCTGCGGCCACTGGATCCAGCAGGAACGCCCCGAGGAGGTCGGCCGTCACCTGACCGAGTGGCTGGGGTCGGTCACGAGCGGGCGGTAG
- a CDS encoding DoxX family protein — MTGRLNSAQPYALGLYRIVVGLLFLCHGAASLFGVLGGVPGTHGGTVETGTWPGWYAAVIELVCGSLVLLGLGTRVAAFLAAGSMAYAYFKVHQPTALWPIENGGEAAAMFSWAFLLLVFTGSGAFGLDRLFAKRSAQERKPAAEPVAV, encoded by the coding sequence ATGACCGGACGCCTGAACAGCGCCCAGCCATACGCCCTCGGCCTGTACCGCATCGTCGTCGGCCTGCTCTTCCTCTGCCACGGCGCGGCCTCCCTCTTCGGTGTCCTCGGCGGTGTCCCGGGCACCCACGGCGGCACCGTCGAAACGGGCACCTGGCCCGGCTGGTACGCGGCCGTGATCGAGCTCGTCTGCGGCAGCCTCGTGCTGCTCGGCCTGGGCACGCGCGTCGCCGCGTTCCTCGCCGCCGGGTCCATGGCGTACGCGTACTTCAAGGTGCACCAGCCGACGGCCCTGTGGCCCATTGAGAACGGCGGCGAGGCGGCGGCGATGTTCAGCTGGGCCTTCCTGCTGCTGGTCTTCACCGGGTCCGGCGCGTTCGGCCTGGACCGGCTGTTCGCGAAGCGCTCGGCGCAGGAACGAAAGCCGGCGGCCGAGCCGGTGGCCGTCTGA
- a CDS encoding 2-dehydropantoate 2-reductase: MAHDSAHQKRTVAVLGPGGTGGLLAALLARAGHRVICLAGDDTADTLRTAGIQVRSGTFGDFTTPVEADTELREPVDACVIAVKHTSLHSALDRVPPTALGDGLLVPLLNGVEHPATLRTRYRPDRVAPAVIRVESTRVAPGVIEHGSPFAELDLTGEGVPRERLDALASALAAAGPATRVLDDETAALWAKMSFLAPFALLTTLHALPLGEVRTRHREELTALVEETTAVSAACGGPADPTRALARYDAFPPGTKSSMQRDAEAGRPLELDAIGGALLRAADRHGVKVPVATRVVGELADAGH; the protein is encoded by the coding sequence ATGGCGCACGACTCCGCGCACCAAAAACGCACCGTGGCCGTCCTGGGCCCGGGCGGCACCGGCGGCCTCCTCGCCGCTCTCCTGGCCCGCGCCGGACACCGGGTGATCTGCCTGGCCGGCGACGACACGGCGGACACCCTGCGCACGGCCGGCATCCAGGTCCGCAGCGGCACCTTCGGCGACTTCACGACCCCCGTCGAGGCCGACACCGAGCTGCGCGAACCGGTCGACGCCTGCGTGATCGCCGTCAAGCACACCTCCCTGCACTCCGCCCTCGACCGCGTCCCGCCCACCGCCCTGGGCGACGGCCTGCTCGTCCCCCTCCTGAACGGTGTCGAGCACCCGGCGACCCTGCGCACCCGCTACCGCCCGGACCGGGTCGCCCCCGCGGTGATCCGGGTCGAGTCGACGAGGGTCGCGCCGGGCGTCATCGAGCACGGCAGCCCCTTCGCCGAGCTCGACCTGACCGGCGAAGGCGTCCCCCGCGAACGCCTGGACGCCCTGGCCTCCGCCCTGGCCGCCGCCGGCCCCGCAACCCGTGTCCTGGACGACGAGACCGCCGCCCTGTGGGCCAAGATGTCCTTCCTCGCCCCCTTCGCCCTCCTCACCACCCTGCACGCCCTCCCCCTCGGCGAGGTACGCACCCGTCACCGCGAGGAACTGACCGCCCTGGTCGAGGAGACCACCGCCGTCAGCGCGGCCTGCGGCGGACCCGCCGACCCCACCCGGGCCCTCGCCCGCTACGACGCCTTTCCGCCCGGCACGAAGTCGTCGATGCAGCGCGACGCGGAGGCGGGCCGCCCCCTCGAACTGGACGCGATCGGCGGGGCGTTGCTGCGCGCGGCGGACCGGCACGGGGTGAAGGTGCCCGTGGCGACCCGGGTGGTCGGGGAACTGGCGGACGCCGGCCACTGA
- a CDS encoding DUF2277 domain-containing protein, producing MCRSIKTLRPPVLPEEATEEEIRAAALQYVRKVSGFRAPAAHNREVFERAVEVIAEATAELLADLEVRGTARREAG from the coding sequence ATGTGCCGCAGTATCAAGACGCTTCGTCCGCCTGTGTTGCCCGAGGAGGCGACGGAGGAGGAGATCCGGGCCGCCGCGCTCCAGTACGTGCGCAAGGTGTCCGGCTTCCGGGCCCCCGCCGCCCACAACCGCGAGGTCTTCGAACGGGCGGTGGAGGTGATCGCGGAGGCGACGGCGGAGCTGCTGGCGGACCTGGAAGTCAGGGGAACGGCTCGCCGCGAGGCGGGGTGA